A window of the Butyricimonas faecalis genome harbors these coding sequences:
- a CDS encoding MFS transporter — MSVPNIPTRILMFRDFVPDRVRVFLCLFFAVTFQFSGGIYLASVSQMVGSLALMQEDIMMAGYASFVGTTIVFPILFRLKFRFTSRSIFLMVCPALIVCNLITMSTGSLPVLVGVCFIAGMLRMWGTFECLSSVQLSITPTRNFAVFFPVVYLIVLGSIQLSGLVTVYLGYWADWRYMHGLIVGLLLVVWLCAALFTRHFRFMKALPLYGIDWLGGVLWAIFLLALVFVFEYGKFYDWLYSPYIRSGIVVAVVALLLNINRMHTLRHPYITKEALGYRNMGAILFAFLVLCCLQATPTILQNMFTGGILKYDVLSSVSLNWWNLLGIVLGALAVYYWHARLHGGYKRAVFTGFALVVMYQCFMFFLIDPRMNIEWLYLPTLLRGVGLVMIYISLTVYISGFVSFQHFFQVLSLLGFVRTGFGSAFGSAIYERMMQHVLPEKYQLLATDLDAVNPVAAHIPVEQLYGETMRQAMLVSVKELYGWTCIAGIFFLLMLLSYRYLNRNTVGRLPGMRRIKRMMKRDVSF; from the coding sequence ATGTCTGTACCGAATATACCGACACGTATCCTGATGTTCCGGGATTTTGTTCCGGACCGGGTACGTGTGTTTCTTTGTTTGTTTTTTGCCGTGACGTTTCAATTCAGCGGGGGGATTTATTTGGCGTCTGTTTCTCAGATGGTCGGGTCGTTGGCGTTGATGCAGGAGGATATCATGATGGCGGGTTATGCTTCGTTCGTGGGGACAACGATTGTTTTTCCTATTCTTTTCCGGTTGAAGTTTCGTTTCACTTCCCGGTCGATTTTCTTGATGGTTTGTCCGGCGTTGATTGTTTGTAATTTGATCACGATGAGCACGGGGAGTCTTCCCGTGTTGGTCGGGGTGTGTTTTATTGCCGGGATGTTGCGTATGTGGGGGACGTTCGAGTGCTTGTCGAGCGTGCAGCTCAGTATCACGCCGACTCGTAATTTCGCGGTGTTCTTTCCGGTCGTGTATCTTATCGTGTTGGGGAGTATTCAGTTGTCGGGGCTGGTGACTGTTTATTTGGGGTATTGGGCTGACTGGCGATACATGCATGGGTTGATTGTCGGATTGTTGCTTGTCGTATGGTTGTGTGCGGCCCTGTTTACCCGACATTTTCGGTTTATGAAGGCGTTGCCGTTGTACGGGATAGATTGGTTGGGCGGTGTTTTGTGGGCGATTTTTCTTTTGGCGTTGGTTTTTGTTTTTGAATACGGGAAGTTTTATGACTGGTTGTATTCTCCTTATATCCGTTCGGGAATCGTGGTTGCGGTCGTGGCGTTGTTGTTGAATATTAACCGGATGCACACGCTGCGGCATCCTTATATCACGAAGGAGGCGCTGGGGTACCGCAATATGGGGGCGATATTGTTCGCGTTTCTGGTGTTGTGTTGCTTGCAGGCGACACCGACAATCCTGCAAAATATGTTTACCGGGGGTATTTTGAAGTATGACGTGCTGAGTTCGGTGTCTCTGAATTGGTGGAATTTGCTGGGGATTGTTTTGGGTGCTTTGGCGGTTTATTACTGGCACGCTCGTTTGCATGGGGGGTATAAAAGGGCCGTGTTTACGGGGTTCGCGCTGGTCGTGATGTACCAGTGTTTCATGTTTTTCCTGATAGATCCGCGGATGAATATTGAGTGGCTTTACCTGCCGACGTTGTTAAGAGGGGTGGGGCTCGTGATGATTTATATATCGTTGACGGTTTATATCTCGGGTTTCGTGTCGTTCCAGCATTTCTTCCAGGTGTTGTCTTTGTTGGGTTTCGTGCGGACGGGGTTCGGGTCGGCATTCGGAAGTGCGATTTATGAACGGATGATGCAGCATGTGTTGCCGGAGAAGTACCAGTTGTTGGCTACCGATCTGGATGCTGTGAATCCTGTTGCGGCGCACATCCCCGTGGAGCAGCTTTATGGGGAGACGATGAGGCAGGCGATGCTGGTTAGCGTGAAGGAATTATATGGCTGGACGTGTATTGCTGGGATTTTCTTTTTGCTGATGCTTTTGAGTTACAGGTATTTGAACCGGAACACGGTGGGACGTTTACCCGGGATGAGGCGGATTAAGCGGATGATGAAACGGGATGTTTCTTTTTAA
- a CDS encoding HlyD family secretion protein, producing the protein MSTSRKKWIPNVVLILVIVVGICWVASRFIHLGRVVYTNNAQVKQHITPVNTRVQGFIKKIYFEEYQRVCKGDTLVVIEDAEFCLRLAQAEADYRNALVGMDAMHTTVHAAQSHVLVTDAGVEEVRVRLANAEKDYERYKELLKQGAVTVQQFDRVKTEFEATKARHEQILRQRQAVSLVKQEQAQRLEQNEANVKLAEAALNLARLNLSYTVILATTDGVTGRKNIHEGELVQPGQTMVNLVDVNEKWVIANYKERQTTRMEEGQMVEIEVDAIPGVRFEGRVASISEATGASFALIPQDNSAGNFVKVEQRIPVRIEFTGRNRPEDMSRLRAGMNVECKVNY; encoded by the coding sequence ATGAGTACAAGTAGAAAGAAATGGATTCCTAACGTGGTTTTAATCCTTGTTATTGTTGTCGGAATTTGCTGGGTGGCCAGTCGTTTTATTCATTTGGGACGGGTGGTGTACACGAATAATGCCCAGGTGAAACAACATATTACCCCGGTAAATACCCGGGTACAGGGGTTTATCAAGAAGATATATTTCGAGGAGTACCAGCGTGTGTGTAAAGGCGATACGCTGGTGGTGATCGAGGATGCCGAGTTTTGTCTGCGATTGGCCCAGGCGGAGGCGGATTACCGGAACGCGCTGGTCGGGATGGACGCGATGCACACGACGGTTCACGCGGCGCAGAGTCATGTGTTGGTGACGGATGCCGGGGTGGAGGAGGTGCGGGTGCGATTGGCGAACGCGGAGAAAGACTACGAGCGTTACAAGGAGTTGTTGAAGCAGGGGGCGGTTACCGTGCAACAGTTTGATCGGGTGAAGACGGAGTTCGAGGCAACGAAGGCTCGCCACGAGCAAATTCTTCGCCAGCGACAGGCGGTTTCACTGGTGAAGCAAGAGCAGGCGCAGCGTTTGGAACAAAACGAGGCGAATGTCAAGCTTGCCGAGGCCGCGTTGAATTTGGCCCGACTGAATCTTTCGTACACGGTGATTCTGGCCACGACCGACGGGGTGACCGGGCGCAAGAATATACACGAGGGGGAGCTCGTGCAACCGGGTCAGACGATGGTTAATCTCGTGGACGTGAACGAAAAATGGGTGATCGCGAATTACAAGGAGAGGCAAACGACCCGCATGGAGGAGGGGCAGATGGTGGAGATCGAGGTGGATGCTATCCCAGGAGTAAGGTTTGAGGGACGAGTGGCGTCGATTTCGGAGGCCACGGGGGCTTCTTTTGCACTGATCCCGCAGGATAATTCTGCCGGGAATTTCGTGAAGGTGGAACAGCGTATTCCGGTTCGTATTGAATTCACGGGGAGAAACAGGCCGGAGGATATGAGCCGCTTGCGTGCCGGGATGAACGTGGAGTGTAAGGTTAATTACTAG
- a CDS encoding helix-turn-helix domain-containing protein: MKKYIDEALLKEIALRIKVLRKEKDLSQIEFLIATDINISRIEIAKNNMTISTLKAICNYFDISLSDFLKDIPKSKFPKE; this comes from the coding sequence ATGAAAAAATATATTGATGAAGCATTACTAAAAGAAATCGCCCTAAGAATAAAGGTTTTACGAAAGGAGAAAGATCTTTCGCAAATAGAATTCTTAATCGCAACAGACATAAATATTTCCAGAATAGAAATTGCTAAAAATAACATGACGATATCAACCTTAAAAGCAATATGCAATTATTTCGATATCTCATTAAGTGATTTCCTGAAAGATATTCCAAAATCTAAATTTCCAAAGGAATAA